The Streptomyces sp. NBC_00440 genome contains a region encoding:
- a CDS encoding enoyl-CoA hydratase family protein produces the protein MSPFSGSADSVEHWDHLRVTRQDGVATVTFARPGKLNALTFGAYADLRDLLAELSRERSVRALVLAGEGRGFCSGGDVEEIIGATLALDTAQLLDFNRMTGQVVRALRECPFPVIAAVHGVAAGAGAVLALAADFRVADPTARFAFLFTRVGLSGGDMGAAYLLPRVVGLGHATRLLMLGEPVLAPEAERIGLISELADEGRAGERAAALARRLAEGPALAYAQTKALLTAELDMPLAAAVELDATTQALLMNGEDYAEFHAAFTEKRPPKWQGR, from the coding sequence ATGAGCCCCTTTTCCGGCTCAGCAGACTCTGTGGAGCACTGGGACCATCTCCGTGTGACCAGGCAGGACGGGGTCGCGACCGTCACCTTCGCGCGGCCCGGGAAGCTGAACGCCCTGACCTTCGGCGCCTACGCCGATCTGCGCGACCTGCTCGCGGAACTGTCCCGCGAGCGGTCGGTACGGGCGCTCGTTCTCGCCGGCGAGGGCCGCGGATTCTGCTCGGGCGGCGACGTCGAGGAGATCATCGGCGCCACCCTGGCCCTGGACACCGCCCAGCTGCTCGACTTCAACCGGATGACCGGACAGGTCGTCCGGGCGCTGCGCGAGTGCCCCTTCCCCGTGATCGCCGCCGTGCACGGGGTCGCCGCGGGCGCGGGCGCCGTCCTCGCGCTGGCCGCGGACTTCCGGGTCGCCGACCCGACCGCCCGCTTCGCGTTCCTCTTCACCCGGGTGGGGCTGTCCGGCGGCGACATGGGCGCCGCCTATCTGCTGCCGCGCGTCGTCGGCCTCGGGCACGCGACCCGGCTGCTGATGCTGGGGGAGCCCGTCCTGGCGCCCGAGGCCGAGCGGATCGGCCTGATCAGCGAACTGGCCGACGAGGGCCGGGCGGGCGAGCGGGCCGCCGCGCTGGCCCGCCGCCTCGCCGAGGGCCCGGCGCTCGCGTACGCGCAGACCAAGGCGCTGCTCACGGCCGAACTCGACATGCCGCTCGCCGCCGCCGTCGAACTGGACGCCACCACACAGGCGCTGCTCATGAACGGCGAGGACTACGCCGAGTTCCACGCCGCCTTCACCGAGAAGCGGCCCCCCAAGTGGCAGGGCAGGTAG
- a CDS encoding bifunctional salicylyl-CoA 5-hydroxylase/oxidoreductase — translation MAGQVAVAAGKGERSAALRVAVVGGGPGGLYAATLLKRLDPARSVTVWERNAPDDTFGFGVVLSDETLGGIEQADPAVHRALQDEFVRWDDIDIVHRGTTLTSGGHGFAALGRRRLLEILHERCHELGVRIRFRTEAPPPAELAATHDLVVAADGVHSATRRAYAEVFAPRVTTHRCRYIWLSAPFAFDAFRFEIAETEHGVMQLHGYPYGPKDSTVIVEMREEVWQAAGLDRCDERESTARCARIFADALGGRPLTGNNSTWTAFRTVVNDRWSHGNTVLIGDAAHTAHFSIGSGTKLAVEDALALAANIEEQPDLPSALAAYESERRPVVASTQRAARASLEWFEQLDMYLGQPPREFAFNLLTRSRRVTHDNLRLRDRAFTDTVERDFGCRDGTPPMFTPLRLRGLELRNRVVVSPMDMYSAHDGVPGDFHLVHLGARALGGAGLVMTEMVCVSPEGRITPGCTGLYTGEQASAWRRVTSFVHEQSPGTAIGVQLGHSGRKGSTRLMWDGMDEPLPDGNWPLSAASPLPYLPDVSQLPAELDAAGLSAVREQFAEAARRAARSDFDLLELHCAHGYLLSGFLSPLTNLRTDGYGGPLRGRLRFPLEVFDAVRAVWPDDRPMTVRISAADWAPGGTTPDEAVATARAFAAHGADAIDVSTGQVVPGEKPAYGRSYQTPFADRIRNELGVPVIAVGAISSWDDVNSLLLAGRTDLCALARPHLYDPHWTLHAAAEQGYEGPAAPWPLPYRAGSRAPRTGRTDAPKPRLTLK, via the coding sequence GTGGCAGGGCAGGTAGCCGTGGCGGCCGGTAAGGGGGAGCGCTCCGCCGCCCTTCGGGTCGCGGTCGTCGGCGGCGGACCCGGCGGTCTCTACGCGGCCACCCTCCTCAAACGTCTCGACCCCGCCAGGTCCGTCACCGTCTGGGAGCGCAACGCCCCCGACGACACCTTCGGCTTCGGCGTCGTCCTCTCCGACGAGACCCTGGGCGGCATCGAGCAGGCGGACCCGGCCGTCCACCGCGCGCTCCAGGACGAGTTCGTACGGTGGGACGACATCGACATCGTCCACCGCGGCACCACCCTGACCTCGGGCGGTCACGGCTTCGCGGCGCTCGGCAGGCGCCGCCTCCTGGAGATCCTGCACGAGCGCTGCCACGAGCTGGGGGTACGGATCCGCTTCCGCACCGAAGCGCCGCCCCCCGCCGAACTGGCCGCCACCCACGACCTGGTGGTCGCCGCCGACGGGGTGCACAGCGCCACCCGCCGGGCCTACGCCGAGGTCTTCGCGCCCCGCGTCACCACCCACCGCTGCCGCTACATCTGGCTCTCCGCGCCCTTCGCCTTCGACGCCTTCCGCTTCGAGATCGCCGAGACCGAGCACGGTGTGATGCAGCTGCACGGCTACCCGTACGGGCCCAAGGACTCCACCGTCATCGTCGAAATGCGCGAGGAGGTCTGGCAGGCCGCGGGACTCGACCGGTGCGACGAGCGGGAGTCCACCGCGCGGTGCGCCCGGATCTTCGCCGACGCGCTCGGCGGCCGGCCGCTCACCGGCAACAACTCCACGTGGACCGCGTTCCGTACCGTGGTCAACGACCGCTGGTCGCACGGGAACACGGTGCTGATCGGCGACGCCGCCCACACCGCGCACTTCTCCATCGGCTCCGGCACCAAGCTCGCCGTCGAGGACGCGCTCGCGCTGGCGGCGAACATCGAGGAGCAGCCCGACCTGCCGTCGGCCCTTGCCGCGTACGAGAGCGAGCGCCGCCCGGTCGTCGCCTCCACCCAGCGGGCGGCACGAGCCAGCCTGGAGTGGTTCGAGCAGCTGGACATGTATCTGGGCCAGCCACCGAGGGAGTTCGCCTTCAACCTGCTGACCCGCAGCCGCCGGGTCACGCACGACAATCTGCGGCTCCGCGACCGCGCCTTCACGGACACGGTGGAACGCGACTTCGGCTGCCGGGACGGCACACCGCCGATGTTCACCCCGCTGCGGCTGCGCGGTCTCGAACTGCGCAACCGCGTCGTCGTCTCGCCCATGGACATGTACTCGGCACACGACGGTGTCCCCGGCGACTTCCACCTCGTCCACCTGGGCGCCCGCGCCCTCGGCGGTGCCGGTCTGGTGATGACCGAGATGGTGTGCGTGAGCCCCGAGGGCCGCATCACACCCGGCTGCACCGGCCTCTACACCGGCGAACAGGCGTCGGCCTGGCGCCGCGTCACCTCCTTCGTGCACGAGCAGTCGCCCGGCACCGCGATAGGCGTCCAGCTCGGGCACTCCGGCCGCAAGGGGTCCACCCGTCTCATGTGGGACGGCATGGACGAGCCGCTCCCGGACGGCAACTGGCCGCTGTCGGCCGCGTCCCCGCTCCCGTACCTGCCGGACGTCAGCCAGCTCCCGGCGGAACTCGACGCGGCCGGACTCAGCGCGGTGCGCGAACAGTTCGCCGAGGCGGCCCGCCGCGCCGCACGGTCGGACTTCGACCTGCTCGAACTGCACTGCGCCCACGGCTATCTGCTCTCCGGCTTCCTCTCCCCGCTCACCAATCTGCGCACCGACGGCTACGGCGGCCCGCTCCGGGGCCGGCTGCGCTTCCCCCTGGAGGTCTTCGACGCGGTGCGGGCCGTCTGGCCCGATGACCGGCCGATGACGGTCCGTATCTCGGCCGCCGACTGGGCACCCGGCGGTACGACACCGGACGAAGCGGTCGCGACAGCCCGCGCCTTCGCGGCCCACGGGGCCGACGCGATCGACGTCTCGACGGGGCAGGTCGTCCCCGGCGAGAAACCCGCCTACGGCCGCTCCTACCAGACCCCGTTCGCCGACCGCATCCGCAACGAACTGGGCGTCCCGGTGATCGCGGTGGGGGCGATCTCCTCCTGGGACGACGTCAACTCGCTGCTGTTGGCGGGCCGTACGGACCTCTGCGCGCTGGCCCGCCCGCATCTGTACGACCCGCACTGGACCCTGCACGCGGCGGCGGAGCAGGGCTACGAGGGCCCGGCCGCCCCCTGGCCCCTCCCGTACCGGGCGGGCAGCCGCGCGCCGAGGACCGGCAGAACGGACGCCCCGAAGCCGAGGCTCACGCTCAAGTGA
- a CDS encoding GNAT family N-acetyltransferase translates to MTWTFTHDLDSFLTTAEPAAALHPAGNTLVLTITAALKRHGLRFYGDGAPLFGWWRSPAGVVDGVIVWTPPHPLQVGMVPDEAVLSLANAFEEWGVNAVNAERAVADALTASWPDRAIAQEQRLHRLAELTPPSPCPAGQARTATTADHELLVEWHRAFGRDTGQPVARAESSVDDRISYGGLALWEHRGVPVSMAGMTRPTAGTVRVAPVYTPPGLRGRGYAAAVTAHISRAALDAGAADVLLFTDLANPTSNGVYRRIGYRPVADRAVVTRTAVPTVT, encoded by the coding sequence ATGACATGGACCTTCACCCACGATCTCGACAGCTTTCTCACCACGGCGGAGCCCGCCGCCGCCCTGCACCCGGCCGGGAACACGCTCGTGCTGACCATCACCGCTGCACTGAAGCGCCATGGGTTGCGCTTCTACGGGGACGGCGCCCCGCTCTTCGGCTGGTGGCGGTCCCCGGCCGGCGTGGTGGACGGTGTCATCGTGTGGACGCCGCCGCACCCTCTGCAGGTCGGAATGGTGCCCGACGAAGCCGTGCTGTCGCTCGCGAACGCCTTCGAGGAGTGGGGGGTGAACGCCGTCAACGCCGAACGGGCGGTGGCCGATGCGCTCACCGCCTCGTGGCCGGATCGGGCCATCGCACAGGAGCAACGCCTCCACCGACTGGCCGAGTTGACCCCGCCGTCGCCCTGCCCGGCCGGACAGGCCCGTACCGCCACAACCGCCGACCATGAGCTGCTGGTGGAGTGGCACCGCGCGTTCGGTCGCGACACCGGACAGCCGGTGGCCCGGGCGGAGAGCTCCGTCGACGACCGGATCTCGTACGGCGGACTGGCTCTCTGGGAGCACCGGGGCGTCCCGGTGTCCATGGCCGGGATGACCCGCCCCACCGCGGGCACGGTGCGCGTCGCCCCCGTGTACACCCCGCCCGGCCTGCGCGGTCGCGGCTACGCGGCGGCGGTCACCGCGCACATCAGCCGGGCGGCGCTGGACGCGGGCGCGGCCGATGTACTGCTCTTCACCGACCTCGCCAACCCGACCAGCAACGGCGTGTACCGGCGCATCGGATACCGGCCCGTGGCCGACCGGGCCGTTGTCACCAGGACGGCCGTCCCTACCGTCACTTGA
- a CDS encoding AMP-binding protein, whose amino-acid sequence MELKTSAHVDTFPRDQLPPADQWPRLLLDDLPGPAYPDRLNCGAELLDRTVERFGADRPAFRTGAGELWTYGELRAEVGRIAHVLTSDLGVVPGNRVLLRGPTTPHLAACWLAVVKAGAVAVTVLATQRPHELAEVCSLARVSHALCDIRAVDDLVKAEVPALRITTYGGEGPQDLLRLAAARPDVYEAVATSADDVALIAFTSGTTGRPKGCMHFHRDVLAVADTFARYVLKPRPDDVFAGSPPLGFTFGLGGLVVFPLRAGASALLLERSGPRQLLPALATHRVSVLFTAPTAYRAMLDELDSYDVSALRRCVSAGENLPAATWHAWHERTGLRIINGIGATELLHIFISAADEAVRPGTTGVPVPGWQARVVDRSGRPVPDGEPGLLAVRGPVGCRYLADERQSEYVRDGWNLTGDTYLRDGDGYFTYVARADDMIISAGYNIAGPEVEDALLRHPDVLEAAVVGRPDPERGQVVVAHVVLREGAAREAEPLREFVKSELAPHKCPREVVFAGSLPRTGTGKLQRFRLG is encoded by the coding sequence ATGGAGCTGAAAACCTCAGCGCACGTCGACACTTTTCCCCGCGACCAGCTGCCGCCCGCCGACCAGTGGCCCCGGCTGCTCCTCGATGACCTTCCCGGGCCGGCGTATCCGGACCGGCTCAACTGCGGGGCGGAGCTGCTGGACCGGACCGTCGAGCGCTTCGGCGCCGACCGCCCCGCCTTCCGCACCGGCGCCGGTGAGCTCTGGACGTACGGCGAACTCCGGGCCGAGGTCGGCCGTATCGCCCATGTCCTCACATCGGATCTCGGCGTCGTGCCGGGGAACCGGGTGCTGCTGCGCGGTCCCACCACACCCCATCTCGCCGCCTGCTGGCTCGCGGTGGTGAAGGCGGGCGCGGTGGCGGTGACCGTGCTGGCCACCCAGCGCCCGCACGAACTGGCCGAGGTGTGCTCCCTCGCCCGGGTCAGCCACGCGCTGTGCGACATCCGCGCCGTCGACGATCTGGTGAAGGCGGAGGTCCCCGCGCTGCGGATCACCACGTACGGCGGTGAGGGGCCACAGGACCTGCTGCGGCTCGCCGCGGCCAGACCCGATGTGTACGAGGCCGTCGCGACCTCCGCCGACGACGTGGCGCTGATCGCCTTCACCTCCGGCACCACCGGGCGGCCGAAAGGCTGTATGCACTTCCACCGCGATGTGCTGGCCGTCGCGGACACCTTCGCTCGGTACGTGCTGAAGCCCCGCCCCGACGATGTCTTCGCGGGCAGCCCGCCGCTCGGTTTCACCTTCGGCCTGGGCGGTCTGGTGGTCTTCCCGCTGCGCGCGGGCGCCTCGGCCCTCCTGCTCGAACGGTCCGGGCCGCGCCAGCTGCTGCCCGCGCTCGCCACGCACCGGGTGTCGGTGCTGTTCACGGCGCCGACCGCGTACCGCGCGATGCTGGACGAGCTGGACTCGTACGACGTCTCGGCACTGCGCCGCTGTGTCTCGGCCGGGGAGAATCTGCCCGCGGCCACCTGGCACGCCTGGCACGAGCGGACCGGACTGCGCATCATCAACGGCATCGGGGCGACGGAGCTGCTGCACATCTTCATCTCCGCCGCGGACGAAGCGGTGCGCCCCGGGACGACGGGGGTTCCGGTGCCCGGCTGGCAGGCCCGGGTGGTGGACCGCTCCGGCCGCCCGGTGCCCGACGGCGAGCCGGGCCTGCTCGCGGTGCGCGGTCCGGTGGGCTGCCGCTATCTGGCCGACGAGCGCCAGTCGGAGTACGTACGGGACGGCTGGAACCTCACAGGCGATACGTATCTGCGTGACGGGGACGGCTACTTCACCTATGTGGCACGCGCCGATGACATGATCATTTCCGCCGGGTACAACATCGCGGGCCCCGAGGTCGAGGACGCACTGCTGCGCCATCCCGACGTCCTGGAGGCGGCGGTGGTGGGCCGCCCGGACCCGGAGCGGGGGCAGGTGGTGGTGGCGCATGTGGTGCTGCGCGAGGGGGCGGCGCGGGAGGCGGAACCGCTGCGGGAGTTCGTGAAGTCCGAGCTGGCTCCGCACAAGTGCCCCCGGGAGGTGGTGTTCGCAGGGTCACTGCCGCGGACCGGGACGGGCAAACTCCAGCGGTTCCGGCTGGGGTGA